The Piliocolobus tephrosceles isolate RC106 chromosome 2, ASM277652v3, whole genome shotgun sequence genome window below encodes:
- the KNG1 gene encoding kininogen-1 isoform X1, whose amino-acid sequence MKLITILFLCSRLLLSLTQESQSEEIDCNDKDLFKAVDAALKKYNSQNQSNNQFVLYRITEATKMVGSDTFYSFKYEIKEGDCPVQSGKTWQDCDYKDAAEAATGECTATVGKRASMKFSVATQTCQITPAEGPVVTAQYNCLGCVHPISTQSPELEPILRHGVQYFNNNTQHSSLFTLSEVKRAQRQVVAGWNFRITYSIVQTNCSKENFLFLTPHCKSLWNGDTGECTDNAYIDTQLRIASFSQNCDIYPGEDFVQPPSKICVGCPRDIPTNSPELEETLTHTITKLNAENNATFYFKIDNVKKARVQVVAGKKYFIDFVARETTCSKESNEELTESCETKKLGQSLDCNAEVYVVPWEKKIYPTVNCQPLGMISLMKRPPGFSPFRSRQVGEIKEETTVSPPHTSMAPAQDEERESGKEQGHTHRHDWGHEKQNIYNLGHGHKHECDQGHGHQRGHGLGRGHQQQHGLGHGHKFKLDDDLEHQGGHVVDHGHKHKHGHGHGKHKNKGKKNGKHNGWKTEHLASSSEDSTTPSAQIQEKTEGPTPIPSLAQPGVADTFSDFQDSDLIVTMMPPTPPTPTESDDDWIPDIQIEPKGLSFNLISDFPDTTSPKCPGRPWKSVSENNPTTKMKESYDFNLADALY is encoded by the exons GTTGGCTCCGACACATTTTATTCCTTCAAGTACGAAATCAAGGAGGGGGATTGTCCTGTTCAAAGTGGCAAAACCTGGCAGGACTGTGACTACAAGGATGCTGCAGAAGCG gcCACTGGAGAATGCACGGCAACCGTGGGGAAGAGGGCGAGTATGAAATTCTCCGTGGCTACCCAGACCTGCCAGATTACTCCAG CCGAGGGCCCTGTGGTGACAGCCCAGTATAACTGCCTCGGCTGTGTGCATCCTATATCAACGCAGAGCCCAGAACTGGAGCCCATCCTGAGACACGGCGTTCAGTACTTTAACAACAACACTCAACATTCCTCCCTCTTCACGCTCAGTGAAGTAAAACGGGCCCAAAGACAG GTGGTGGCTGGATGGAACTTTCGAATTACCTACTCAATTGTGCAAACGAATTGTTCCAAAGAGAATTTTCTGTTCTTAACTCCACACTGCAAGTCCCTTTGGAATGGT gATACCGGTGAATGTACAGATAATGCATACATCGATACTCAGCTACGAATTGCTTCCTTCTCACAGAACTGTGACATTTATCCAG GGGAGGATTTTGTACAACCACCTTCCAAGATTTGCGTGGGCTGCCCCAGAGATATACCCACCAACAGCCCAGAGCTGGAGGAGACACTGACTCACACCATCACAAAGCTTAATGCAGAGAATAACGCAACTTTCTATTTCAAGATTGACAATGTGAAAAAAGCAAGAGTACAG GTGGTGGCTggcaagaaatattttattgactTCGTGGCCAGGGAAACCACATGTTCCAAGGAAAGTAATGAAGAGTTGACTGAAAGCTGTGAGACCAAAAAACTTGGT CAAAGCCTAGATTGCAATGCTGAAGTTTATGTGGTACcctgggagaaaaaaatttacCCTACTGTCAACTGTCAACCACTGGGAATG atCTCATTGATGAAAAGGCCTCCAGGTTTTTCACCTTTCCGATCAAGACAAGTaggggaaataaaagaagaaacaactgTAAGTCCACCCCACACTTCCATGGCACCTGCACAAGATGAAGAGCGGGAGTCAGGAAAAGAACAAGGGCATACTCATAGACATGACTGGggccatgaaaaacaaaacatatataatcTTGGCCATGGCCATAAACATGAATGTGACCAAGGGCATGGGCATCAAAGGGGACATGGCCTCGGCCGTGGACACCAACAACAGCATGGTCTTGGTCATGGACATAAGTTCAAACTTGATGATGACCTTGAACACCAAGGGGGCCATGTCGTTGACCATGGACATAAGCATAAGCATGGTCATGGccatggaaaacataaaaataaaggcaaaaagaatggaaagcacAATGGTTGGAAAACAGAGCATTTGGCAAGCTCTTCTGAAGACAGTACTACACCTTCTGCACAGATACAAGAGAAGACAGAAGGGCCAACACCCATCCCTTCCCTAGCCCAGCCAGGTGTAGCAGATACCTTTTCTGACTTTCAGGACTCTGATCTCATTGTAACTATGATGCCTCCTACACCACCAACTCCCACAGAGAGTGATGACGACTGGATCCCTGATATCCAGATAGAACCAAAAGGGCTTTCATTTAACCTGATATCAGATTTTCCAGACACAACCTCCCCCAAATGTCCTGGACGCCCCTGGAAGTCAGTTAGTGAAAATAACCCAAccacaaaaatgaaagaatcttATGATTTCAATCTTGCTGATGCCCTTTATTAA